In Rosa chinensis cultivar Old Blush chromosome 1, RchiOBHm-V2, whole genome shotgun sequence, a genomic segment contains:
- the LOC112187998 gene encoding F-box/kelch-repeat protein At1g74510 isoform X1 gives MNEGKALVSKLSELSMWNILIWGNCCNCIGPDYAKQLDELNIFLWSLVESLRLEQMRNVTELVCLARHFKDRQDDMEKRQAEMEKKVDGILRGQQEVYDILIKQQETIQRLVPNSMQQAPSSSGVGAADPALGVVFRQLVDAVIQVKIENMMFKCLLDTFKSTLYCLQPLIEEVAEHGRVVHLPEQEVEKLIIQIVNGVELVHKCSKVRKHANYKKYKFPNKIFNLEEYLFRLFIELKGQVERNMKEAIDSANNIEMAIKKIEDEDLCDVQLPELLSTAVGFDMLNMQGLRDVTEEALLDSASVKDEGVKQTEGLSDVLPELLSPADGLDVLNMQGSLDLITANIQVVVTESEEIEAIDNSTRNVQEEEKVELGHSTPSSHHNPQFNSMLEGPSYLVSKQLPSSCEQESRWMYNTERVLDFSNSKRPLEDGEEMALMKVCKHADAVDRVEAVMDNLALSHANSDQPNDQNHEGKKYDPASLFHQLGRDVSVDCLVRCSRADYGSVAMLCRSFHSLIRSGELYTLRRKMGIVEHWAYFSCALSEWWAFNPDRGRWMPLPKIESNESFMYSDKESLAVGTELLVFGKEIMSHVCYKYSLLTHRWSSGRLMNTPRFLFASASSGEIAIVAGGCDLCGNILSTAELYNSETGTWLTLPSMHEPRRMCSGVFMDGKFYVIGGIGGSSAGEVYDLERGTWTEIPNMHPRKKKGAGATDVPAIAGSPPLVAVVNNILYAADWGKLEVRKYDKERNVWVTIGGLPERTYSINGWGVAFRACGNRLIIIGGRRGSSVEQIGVEQIEVNSWVPDEGPPQWNLLAIREDLRGFVYNCSVMGC, from the coding sequence atgaatgaggGTAAAGCGCTTGTGAGTAAGTTATCCGAGCTTAGCATGTGGAACATTCTCATTTGGGGCAATTGCTGCAACTGCATAGGGCCTGATTATGCAAAACAACTTGATGAATTGAATATTTTTCTTTGGAGTCTGGTAGAATCACTACGGCTGGAGCAAATGAGGAATGTAACCGAGCTCGTATGTTTGGCAAGACACTTCAAAGACAGACAAGATGATATGGAGAAAAGACAAGCTGAAATGGAGAAAAAAGTAGATGGTATATTGAGGGGGCAGCAGGAAGTCTATGATATATTGATAAAGCAGCAAGAGACAATACAGAGACTTGTTCCTAATAGCATGCAACAAGCTCCATCATCAAGCGGAGTAGGGGCTGCTGATCCTGCTCTAGGAGTAGTATTCCGACAGTTGGTTGATGCTGTCATACAAGTGAAAATCGAGAACATGATGTTTAAATGCCTCCTCGACACATTCAAATCCACACTCTACTGCTTACAACCACTGATAGAAGAGGTAGCCGAACATGGCAGGGTAGTGCATCTTCCAGAGCAAGAAGTGGAAAAGCTTATTATACAAATAGTGAATGGTGTGGAGCTTGTTCACAAATGCTCCAAGGTTCGTAAGCATGCCAACTACAAAAAGTATAAATTCCCtaacaaaattttcaatttggagGAATATCTTTTCAGGCTCTTCATTGAACTCAAAGGGCAGGTAGAAAGGAATATGAAGGAGGCCATTGATTCTGCAAACAACATAGAGATGGCGATCAAGAAAATTGAAGATGAAGATTTATGTGACGTGCAGCTGCCTGAACTTCTTTCAACTGCAGTTGGATTTGATATGCTCAATATGCAGGGACTAAGAGATGTGACTGAGGAGGCTTTGTTGGACTCGGCAAGTGTCAAAGATGAGGGAGTCAAGCAAACTGAAGGTTTATCTGACGTGCTGCCTGAACTTCTTTCACCTGCAGATGGATTGGATGTACTGAATATGCAGGGATCATTGGATCTTATTACCGCAAATATCCAAGTGGTGGTCACAGAATCGGAAGAAATAGAGGCCATTGATAATTCAACAAGGAATGtgcaggaagaagaaaaagtagaGCTGGGGCACTCAACGCCTTCTTCTCACCATAATCCCCAATTCAACAGCATGTTGGAGGGTCCTTCCTATCTTGTTTCAAAGCAGCTTCCGAGCTCCTGTGAGCAAGAGAGTCGGTGGATGTACAACACTGAACGTGTTCTTGATTTCTCGAACAGTAAGCGCCCACTTGAAGATGGGGAAGAGATGGCATTGATGAAGGTATGCAAGCACGCAGATGCTGTTGACAGAGTGGAAGCAGTGATGGATAATCTTGCTCTTTCCCATGCCAACTCTGACCAGCCAAATGACCAGAATCATGAGGGGAAAAAATATGATCCGGCTTCACTATTCCACCAACTAGGAAGGGACGTCTCAGTAGACTGTCTCGTTCGTTGTTCTAGGGCTGATTACGGCTCAGTTGCCATGCTGTGTAGGAGTTTCCATTCTCTAATTCGGAGTGGAGAGCTGTACACTCTGAGGCGGAAAATGGGTATTGTAGAACATTGGGCTTACTTCTCTTGTGCTCTCTCTGAATGGTGGGCATTTAATCCAGATCGTGGACGTTGGATGCCTTTGCCTAAAATAGAATCAAATGAAAGTTTCATGTATTCAGATAAGGAGTCTTTAGCCGTTGGCACCGAACTTCTTGTATTTGGAAAGGAAATAATGTCCCATGTGTGTTACAAATACAGCCTTTTGACACACAGGTGGTCATCCGGCCGTTTGATGAATACACCTAGGTTCTTGTTCGCTTCCGCTAGCAGTGGGGAAATTGCCATTGTAGCTGGCGGTTGCGATCTATGTGGCAATATCTTGAGCACTGCTGAGCTCTACAATTCAGAAACAGGAACTTGGTTGACTCTTCCGAGCATGCATGAACCTAGAAGAATGTGTTCTGGGGTATTTATGGATGGGAAGTTTTATGTCATTGGCGGGATTGGTGGCAGCTCAGCTGGGGAGGTTTATGATTTGGAGAGGGGGACTTGGACTGAGATACCTAACATGCACcctagaaaaaagaaaggggCTGGAGCAACTGATGTGCCTGCTATAGCTGGGTCACCTCCTCTGGTTGCAGTTGTAAATAACATACTGTATGCTGCAGATTGGGGAAAACTGGAGGTAAGAAAATATGATAAGGAGAGGAACGTGTGGGTTACTATTGGGGGATTGCCTGAGCGGACATACTCAATTAATGGTTGGGGAGTAGCATTTCGGGCATGTGGTAATCGGTTAATTATAATCGGTGGACGTAGGGGTTCAAGCGTAGAGCAAATTGGAGTAGAGCAAATTGAAGTCAATTCTTGGGTCCCTGATGAAGGTCCGCCGCAGTGGAACCTGCTCGCTATAAGGGAAGATTTGCGAGGCTTTGTCTATAATTGTTCAGTGATGGGATGCTGA
- the LOC112187998 gene encoding F-box/kelch-repeat protein At1g74510 isoform X3, giving the protein MRNVTELVCLARHFKDRQDDMEKRQAEMEKKVDGILRGQQEVYDILIKQQETIQRLVPNSMQQAPSSSGVGAADPALGVVFRQLVDAVIQVKIENMMFKCLLDTFKSTLYCLQPLIEEVAEHGRVVHLPEQEVEKLIIQIVNGVELVHKCSKVRKHANYKKYKFPNKIFNLEEYLFRLFIELKGQVERNMKEAIDSANNIEMAIKKIEDEDLCDVQLPELLSTAVGFDMLNMQGLRDVTEEALLDSASVKDEGVKQTEGLSDVLPELLSPADGLDVLNMQGSLDLITANIQVVVTESEEIEAIDNSTRNVQEEEKVELGHSTPSSHHNPQFNSMLEGPSYLVSKQLPSSCEQESRWMYNTERVLDFSNSKRPLEDGEEMALMKVCKHADAVDRVEAVMDNLALSHANSDQPNDQNHEGKKYDPASLFHQLGRDVSVDCLVRCSRADYGSVAMLCRSFHSLIRSGELYTLRRKMGIVEHWAYFSCALSEWWAFNPDRGRWMPLPKIESNESFMYSDKESLAVGTELLVFGKEIMSHVCYKYSLLTHRWSSGRLMNTPRFLFASASSGEIAIVAGGCDLCGNILSTAELYNSETGTWLTLPSMHEPRRMCSGVFMDGKFYVIGGIGGSSAGEVYDLERGTWTEIPNMHPRKKKGAGATDVPAIAGSPPLVAVVNNILYAADWGKLEVRKYDKERNVWVTIGGLPERTYSINGWGVAFRACGNRLIIIGGRRGSSVEQIGVEQIEVNSWVPDEGPPQWNLLAIREDLRGFVYNCSVMGC; this is encoded by the coding sequence ATGAGGAATGTAACCGAGCTCGTATGTTTGGCAAGACACTTCAAAGACAGACAAGATGATATGGAGAAAAGACAAGCTGAAATGGAGAAAAAAGTAGATGGTATATTGAGGGGGCAGCAGGAAGTCTATGATATATTGATAAAGCAGCAAGAGACAATACAGAGACTTGTTCCTAATAGCATGCAACAAGCTCCATCATCAAGCGGAGTAGGGGCTGCTGATCCTGCTCTAGGAGTAGTATTCCGACAGTTGGTTGATGCTGTCATACAAGTGAAAATCGAGAACATGATGTTTAAATGCCTCCTCGACACATTCAAATCCACACTCTACTGCTTACAACCACTGATAGAAGAGGTAGCCGAACATGGCAGGGTAGTGCATCTTCCAGAGCAAGAAGTGGAAAAGCTTATTATACAAATAGTGAATGGTGTGGAGCTTGTTCACAAATGCTCCAAGGTTCGTAAGCATGCCAACTACAAAAAGTATAAATTCCCtaacaaaattttcaatttggagGAATATCTTTTCAGGCTCTTCATTGAACTCAAAGGGCAGGTAGAAAGGAATATGAAGGAGGCCATTGATTCTGCAAACAACATAGAGATGGCGATCAAGAAAATTGAAGATGAAGATTTATGTGACGTGCAGCTGCCTGAACTTCTTTCAACTGCAGTTGGATTTGATATGCTCAATATGCAGGGACTAAGAGATGTGACTGAGGAGGCTTTGTTGGACTCGGCAAGTGTCAAAGATGAGGGAGTCAAGCAAACTGAAGGTTTATCTGACGTGCTGCCTGAACTTCTTTCACCTGCAGATGGATTGGATGTACTGAATATGCAGGGATCATTGGATCTTATTACCGCAAATATCCAAGTGGTGGTCACAGAATCGGAAGAAATAGAGGCCATTGATAATTCAACAAGGAATGtgcaggaagaagaaaaagtagaGCTGGGGCACTCAACGCCTTCTTCTCACCATAATCCCCAATTCAACAGCATGTTGGAGGGTCCTTCCTATCTTGTTTCAAAGCAGCTTCCGAGCTCCTGTGAGCAAGAGAGTCGGTGGATGTACAACACTGAACGTGTTCTTGATTTCTCGAACAGTAAGCGCCCACTTGAAGATGGGGAAGAGATGGCATTGATGAAGGTATGCAAGCACGCAGATGCTGTTGACAGAGTGGAAGCAGTGATGGATAATCTTGCTCTTTCCCATGCCAACTCTGACCAGCCAAATGACCAGAATCATGAGGGGAAAAAATATGATCCGGCTTCACTATTCCACCAACTAGGAAGGGACGTCTCAGTAGACTGTCTCGTTCGTTGTTCTAGGGCTGATTACGGCTCAGTTGCCATGCTGTGTAGGAGTTTCCATTCTCTAATTCGGAGTGGAGAGCTGTACACTCTGAGGCGGAAAATGGGTATTGTAGAACATTGGGCTTACTTCTCTTGTGCTCTCTCTGAATGGTGGGCATTTAATCCAGATCGTGGACGTTGGATGCCTTTGCCTAAAATAGAATCAAATGAAAGTTTCATGTATTCAGATAAGGAGTCTTTAGCCGTTGGCACCGAACTTCTTGTATTTGGAAAGGAAATAATGTCCCATGTGTGTTACAAATACAGCCTTTTGACACACAGGTGGTCATCCGGCCGTTTGATGAATACACCTAGGTTCTTGTTCGCTTCCGCTAGCAGTGGGGAAATTGCCATTGTAGCTGGCGGTTGCGATCTATGTGGCAATATCTTGAGCACTGCTGAGCTCTACAATTCAGAAACAGGAACTTGGTTGACTCTTCCGAGCATGCATGAACCTAGAAGAATGTGTTCTGGGGTATTTATGGATGGGAAGTTTTATGTCATTGGCGGGATTGGTGGCAGCTCAGCTGGGGAGGTTTATGATTTGGAGAGGGGGACTTGGACTGAGATACCTAACATGCACcctagaaaaaagaaaggggCTGGAGCAACTGATGTGCCTGCTATAGCTGGGTCACCTCCTCTGGTTGCAGTTGTAAATAACATACTGTATGCTGCAGATTGGGGAAAACTGGAGGTAAGAAAATATGATAAGGAGAGGAACGTGTGGGTTACTATTGGGGGATTGCCTGAGCGGACATACTCAATTAATGGTTGGGGAGTAGCATTTCGGGCATGTGGTAATCGGTTAATTATAATCGGTGGACGTAGGGGTTCAAGCGTAGAGCAAATTGGAGTAGAGCAAATTGAAGTCAATTCTTGGGTCCCTGATGAAGGTCCGCCGCAGTGGAACCTGCTCGCTATAAGGGAAGATTTGCGAGGCTTTGTCTATAATTGTTCAGTGATGGGATGCTGA
- the LOC121049836 gene encoding uncharacterized protein LOC121049836, which translates to MLSDLSLRHFDSSLKLSLSQSLSLSILETLSHFTLSVSFDANTAECSSANTVATSNLSPPVHLSGLRAPPSGSRWGPQLDQATYKNCQRLYLSEQLSNLGLQLQSTYHSSMKKHALLL; encoded by the exons atgttATCTGACTTATCTCTTCGACATTTCGACTCTTCCCTcaaactctcactctctcagagTCTCAGTCTCTCCATCCTAGAAACACTCTCTCA TTTCACTCTCTCAGTCTCCTTCGATGCGAACACAGCTGAGTGTAGTTCAGCGAACACAGTTGCAACCAGCAACCTGTCTCCGCCAGTCCACCTCTCCGGTCTCCGAGCTCCGCCTTCAGGCTCCAG ATGGGGACCGCAGCTAGACCAAGCTACTTACAAGAACTGTCAGCGTCTTTATCTTTCCGAACAG TTGTCAAACCTAGGGTTGCAGCTGCAGAGCACATATCACAG TTCAATGAAGAAGCACGCTCTCCTTTTGTAA
- the LOC112187998 gene encoding F-box/kelch-repeat protein At1g74510 isoform X2, which yields MNEGKALVSKLSELSMWNILIWGNCCNCIGPDYAKQLDELNIFLWSLVESLRLEQMRNVTELVCLARHFKDRQDDMEKRQAEMEKKVDGILRGQQEVYDILIKQQETIQRLVPNSMQQAPSSSGVGAADPALGVVFRQLVDAVIQVKIENMMFKCLLDTFKSTLYCLQPLIEEVAEHGRVVHLPEQEVEKLIIQIVNGVELVHKCSKVERNMKEAIDSANNIEMAIKKIEDEDLCDVQLPELLSTAVGFDMLNMQGLRDVTEEALLDSASVKDEGVKQTEGLSDVLPELLSPADGLDVLNMQGSLDLITANIQVVVTESEEIEAIDNSTRNVQEEEKVELGHSTPSSHHNPQFNSMLEGPSYLVSKQLPSSCEQESRWMYNTERVLDFSNSKRPLEDGEEMALMKVCKHADAVDRVEAVMDNLALSHANSDQPNDQNHEGKKYDPASLFHQLGRDVSVDCLVRCSRADYGSVAMLCRSFHSLIRSGELYTLRRKMGIVEHWAYFSCALSEWWAFNPDRGRWMPLPKIESNESFMYSDKESLAVGTELLVFGKEIMSHVCYKYSLLTHRWSSGRLMNTPRFLFASASSGEIAIVAGGCDLCGNILSTAELYNSETGTWLTLPSMHEPRRMCSGVFMDGKFYVIGGIGGSSAGEVYDLERGTWTEIPNMHPRKKKGAGATDVPAIAGSPPLVAVVNNILYAADWGKLEVRKYDKERNVWVTIGGLPERTYSINGWGVAFRACGNRLIIIGGRRGSSVEQIGVEQIEVNSWVPDEGPPQWNLLAIREDLRGFVYNCSVMGC from the exons atgaatgaggGTAAAGCGCTTGTGAGTAAGTTATCCGAGCTTAGCATGTGGAACATTCTCATTTGGGGCAATTGCTGCAACTGCATAGGGCCTGATTATGCAAAACAACTTGATGAATTGAATATTTTTCTTTGGAGTCTGGTAGAATCACTACGGCTGGAGCAAATGAGGAATGTAACCGAGCTCGTATGTTTGGCAAGACACTTCAAAGACAGACAAGATGATATGGAGAAAAGACAAGCTGAAATGGAGAAAAAAGTAGATGGTATATTGAGGGGGCAGCAGGAAGTCTATGATATATTGATAAAGCAGCAAGAGACAATACAGAGACTTGTTCCTAATAGCATGCAACAAGCTCCATCATCAAGCGGAGTAGGGGCTGCTGATCCTGCTCTAGGAGTAGTATTCCGACAGTTGGTTGATGCTGTCATACAAGTGAAAATCGAGAACATGATGTTTAAATGCCTCCTCGACACATTCAAATCCACACTCTACTGCTTACAACCACTGATAGAAGAGGTAGCCGAACATGGCAGGGTAGTGCATCTTCCAGAGCAAGAAGTGGAAAAGCTTATTATACAAATAGTGAATGGTGTGGAGCTTGTTCACAAATGCTCCAAG GTAGAAAGGAATATGAAGGAGGCCATTGATTCTGCAAACAACATAGAGATGGCGATCAAGAAAATTGAAGATGAAGATTTATGTGACGTGCAGCTGCCTGAACTTCTTTCAACTGCAGTTGGATTTGATATGCTCAATATGCAGGGACTAAGAGATGTGACTGAGGAGGCTTTGTTGGACTCGGCAAGTGTCAAAGATGAGGGAGTCAAGCAAACTGAAGGTTTATCTGACGTGCTGCCTGAACTTCTTTCACCTGCAGATGGATTGGATGTACTGAATATGCAGGGATCATTGGATCTTATTACCGCAAATATCCAAGTGGTGGTCACAGAATCGGAAGAAATAGAGGCCATTGATAATTCAACAAGGAATGtgcaggaagaagaaaaagtagaGCTGGGGCACTCAACGCCTTCTTCTCACCATAATCCCCAATTCAACAGCATGTTGGAGGGTCCTTCCTATCTTGTTTCAAAGCAGCTTCCGAGCTCCTGTGAGCAAGAGAGTCGGTGGATGTACAACACTGAACGTGTTCTTGATTTCTCGAACAGTAAGCGCCCACTTGAAGATGGGGAAGAGATGGCATTGATGAAGGTATGCAAGCACGCAGATGCTGTTGACAGAGTGGAAGCAGTGATGGATAATCTTGCTCTTTCCCATGCCAACTCTGACCAGCCAAATGACCAGAATCATGAGGGGAAAAAATATGATCCGGCTTCACTATTCCACCAACTAGGAAGGGACGTCTCAGTAGACTGTCTCGTTCGTTGTTCTAGGGCTGATTACGGCTCAGTTGCCATGCTGTGTAGGAGTTTCCATTCTCTAATTCGGAGTGGAGAGCTGTACACTCTGAGGCGGAAAATGGGTATTGTAGAACATTGGGCTTACTTCTCTTGTGCTCTCTCTGAATGGTGGGCATTTAATCCAGATCGTGGACGTTGGATGCCTTTGCCTAAAATAGAATCAAATGAAAGTTTCATGTATTCAGATAAGGAGTCTTTAGCCGTTGGCACCGAACTTCTTGTATTTGGAAAGGAAATAATGTCCCATGTGTGTTACAAATACAGCCTTTTGACACACAGGTGGTCATCCGGCCGTTTGATGAATACACCTAGGTTCTTGTTCGCTTCCGCTAGCAGTGGGGAAATTGCCATTGTAGCTGGCGGTTGCGATCTATGTGGCAATATCTTGAGCACTGCTGAGCTCTACAATTCAGAAACAGGAACTTGGTTGACTCTTCCGAGCATGCATGAACCTAGAAGAATGTGTTCTGGGGTATTTATGGATGGGAAGTTTTATGTCATTGGCGGGATTGGTGGCAGCTCAGCTGGGGAGGTTTATGATTTGGAGAGGGGGACTTGGACTGAGATACCTAACATGCACcctagaaaaaagaaaggggCTGGAGCAACTGATGTGCCTGCTATAGCTGGGTCACCTCCTCTGGTTGCAGTTGTAAATAACATACTGTATGCTGCAGATTGGGGAAAACTGGAGGTAAGAAAATATGATAAGGAGAGGAACGTGTGGGTTACTATTGGGGGATTGCCTGAGCGGACATACTCAATTAATGGTTGGGGAGTAGCATTTCGGGCATGTGGTAATCGGTTAATTATAATCGGTGGACGTAGGGGTTCAAGCGTAGAGCAAATTGGAGTAGAGCAAATTGAAGTCAATTCTTGGGTCCCTGATGAAGGTCCGCCGCAGTGGAACCTGCTCGCTATAAGGGAAGATTTGCGAGGCTTTGTCTATAATTGTTCAGTGATGGGATGCTGA